Genomic DNA from Paucilactobacillus hokkaidonensis JCM 18461:
GCTGTTAATAACGCTACCGATGTAGTCTTTACTGCTGATAATCCACGGACAGAAGACCCTGAATTGATCTTAGATGAAATGGTTGCTGGTTTGTCCACTAAATCTTACAACCGTAATTCAGATCGCCGCGAAGCAATTTATTTTGCATTAACACAGGCACAACCTGGTGATGTAGTATTAATTGCGGGTAAGGGCCACGAAGATTATCAAATTGTTGGAACAACTAAGCATCACTTTGATGATGTCGAAGTAGTTAATGACTTTTTTAACGAACAACGATAGTTTTTAATTTTAGGAGAAAAATATAGATGGCAAATTTTTGGAAAAACTACCGCGGAACTATTTTTTTATTGGCTGGTCTTGTTTTAGGTGGCCTCGCTGGAGTTATTTGGGGCACTAAGGTTAATGTTGTTAAGCCCTTTGGTGACTTATTTTTAAACTTGATGTACATGATTTTGATTCCACTTGTTTTTTTTAGTATTTCTTCCGCGATTGCTAGTATGACCGAAATGAAACGTTTAGGTAAAATATTGGTCACAACTCTACTTGTCTTTTTAGGCACTGCTTTGGTCGCCGCTGTATTAGGTTATTTAGCAGTCGTTATTTTCCGGCCAATTAATAACGTCGATATGTCCAGCATTCAGCATATGATGGGCCATGTTAAAGGCGCTGGTGGGAATAAAGTTTCAGGACTAGAACGACTCGTCCAAACATTTACAGTTGATGATTTCAGCAAGATTCTATCTAAAAACAACATGTTATCTCTAATCGTTGTGGCTATTTTTACAGGTATTGCCACTTCGACATCCGGCAAAGCCGCGCAACCATTTGCTAAAGTTTTAGCCGCCGGAAATGTTGTCACAATGAAAATTGTTAAATACATTATGTACTATGCACCAATTGGGTTGGGATGCTTTTTTGCCACCGTTATCGGTAACTTAGGTGCTGAGATGGTAACCACATATCTACGAACATGGTTGGTCTATTTAGGCTTTGCTGTCTTTTATTTCTTTATTGTAATGAGTGGTTATGCATTTATTGCTGGTGGACGCGCTGGATTTAAAATTTTTTGGAAAAACATCGGTGCCCCAGCCATTACTGCAATTGCAACTAGCTCATCAGCTGCTACGATTCCTGTCAACTTGGAATATACAAAAAAAATGGGTGTTACACCTGATATTGCAGAAACTGTAATTCCACTTGGTGCTAATACCCACAAGGATGGTTCCGTAGTTGGTGGGATTTTGAAGGCAACCTTTTTATTCGTTTTATTTGGTCGCAGTATTACAAAACCAGAAAACGCCCTTTTGATTATTGGCGTCGGTTTTTTAGTTGGTGTCGTCATGAGCGCTATTCCAGGTGGTGGCTTTGTAGCTGAAACAGTTATTATTACCGTTTTTGGATTCCCAATGACCGCATTACCACTAATTTTAATTATTAGTGAAATTATTGATATTCCGGCTACATTGTTAAATTCATCCAGCAACACAACTGCTGGTATGTTGGTTACTCGTTTTGTAGAAGGAAAAAATTGGTTGAATAATTATCTAACTGCACATTCTTAACAGTTTCTCTATAGACGTATTCACTCGGCCAGACACCTAGGTAAAGGCAAAATGAACAATCAACAAACTCAAAAAACGAGTTTATTAATTATTCGTTTCACCTTACTACGGTATCTTGGCGGCCTCGTTCACACTTTTTGGATAGGAGATCTTAAAATGAATTATCGTACTTTAGGAAAAACAAATTATAAGGTTAGTGAAGTATCACTGGGAACCTGGCAACTGGGCTCCAAATGGGGAGATCCATTTGATGAAACAGATGCGATGCAGACATTAGAAGAAGCCTACCAAGCTGGTGTCAACTTCTTCGATACTGCAGATGGTTATCAAAATGGAAATAGTGAAAAAGCAATCGGTAAATTTTTGGCTGCTCATCCTGAACGTCAGATTTACGTTTCAACCAAATGTGGTCGTGGAATAGAACCACATTCCATTAGTAACTACTCTAAAGCAAATATTGAACAGTTTGTTGATCATTCACTTAAAAATTTACAAACAGATAGTTTAGATTTAATCCTTTTACATTGCCCACCAACAGATGTTTATTACAAAAAAGAAGTTTTTGATACTCTTGATGCATTGAAGGCTGCGGGTAAAATTAAACATTATGGCGTCAGTGTTGAACGAATCGAAGAGGCAATTAAAGCACTGGATTATGATGTTTCTGCTGTCGAAATTATTTTCAATATTTTTCGTCAAAAGCCAGCAGATTTATTTTTCAAATTAGCAAAACAGCACAACGTCGGTACTATTATTCGAGTACCATTGGCGAGTGGATTACTAACTGGAAAATATACCCTAGAGACTAAATTTGGTAAAAATGACCACCGTAACTTTAATCGAGATGGAAAAGCATTCGATAAAGGTGAAACCTTTGCTGGTGTTGATTATGCCACTGGTGTTAAAGCAGCCAATGAACTAAAGAAACAATTGGGGACTGACAACCTTGCACAAACAGCTCTCCGTTGGATTCTAATGTTCGATGAAGTCTCCACCATCATTCCAGGTGCAAGTAACGCTAACCAAATTGCATCTAATACTGGTGCGGCTGATCTTCCTGCCCTAACGCCAGAACAAATGAAAATTGCCCAGAATATTTATCAAAAGTACTTTGAACCAGTAGTTAAGTACCGCTGGTAAATTAATAGATATAAAATAAAAATTGCTATCCTTCAATTGGATGGCAATTTTTATTTTGTATATATATTTAATTTTTATGCTAATGCTCAGAAACTATGCACCTTTCTGCACACTTCCTACCTTGGCAATCTTCCCCTGTTGAATATAAACACTCAATATCGCAATATCAGCTGGGTTAACGCCACTTATTCGGGATGCTTGAGCAATTGTCTCTGGTTGAATCTTCTTGAGCTTCTGATGGGCCTCAGTGGCCAAACCATCAATTGCATCATAATCAATTTGATCAGGAATTTTTTTGGCTTCCATTTTCTTCAATCGTTCCACTTTTTGCTCGGCTTTTTTGATGTAACCTTCATACTTCACCTGAACTTCGATTTGTTCAATAATTCGGTGATCCAAAGGAACTTCTGGTGCTGGAATAAACTTCAACAAATCTGCATAGGTGACTTGTGGCCGCCGTAAAAATTCGTTTGCTAAAATTCCATCCTGCAGTGGCTTTTCTCCTCGGGCTTCAACAAAGGCATTCACATCAGCAGTGGGCTTAATTCGAACCGTTGCCAAACGCTCTTTTTCTTGAGTAATTGCTTCTTTTTTAGCTTCAAATCTTGCTAATCGTTCGTCGCTAATTAAACCAATATCGTGGCCTTTTTCCGTTAATCGTAAATCTGCATTATCATGACGTAGAATCAAACGGTACTCAGCCCTGCTAGTTAACAAGCGGTATGGTTCTTTAGTTCCTTTAGTAACTAAATCATCAATCATGACACCAATATAAGCATCTGATCGTTTCAATGTAAATTGACCACGATCTAAGGCACGTAATCCAGCATTAATTCCGGCGATAATTCCCTGTCCAGCAGCCTCTTCATAACCCGATGTGCCGTTAGTTTGCCCTGCTGTGTATAGGTTTTTGATCAATTTTGTTTCTAATGTTGGTCGTAATTGGTAAGGTGCCACCACATCATATTCAATCGCGTAACCTGGCCGCATCATCTCAGCGTTTTCTAGTCCCTTAATTGAATGAATAATCTGTTGTTGGATTTCTTCTGGCAATGATGTCGATAATCCCTGTAGATACCATTCCTCAGTCCGGCGACCTTCTGGCTCTAAGAACAATTGATGTCGCGGTTTGTCAGCAAATCGAACGACTTTATCTTCAATTGAAGGACAGTACCGCGGTCCCACCCCTTCAACCGCGCCGGAAAACATTGGAGCACGATCTAAGTTATTGCGGATAATCGTATGCGTTGTTTCGTTTGTATAAGTTAACCAGCATGATAACTGGTCCTTTAAGAGTAAATAATTACTGTCAGGCGTTTCAAAACTAAAATGGTTTGGCTCTTCATCACCTGGCTGTTCCTCAGTCTCATCATAGTTAATCGTTGTTCCATCAACTCGTGGCGGCGTTCCAGTTTTAAACCGTTCCAGCTCAAATCCTAATTCTGCTAAATTTTCAGACAACTTCATTGCCGGCTTAGAGTTATTAGGCCCTGAAGAATACTGTAGCTCACCAATGATAATCTTACCTCGAGCAGAGGTTCCCACAGTTAAGACAACGCTCTTGGCCGAATAATGGGCCCCAGTGTTGGTGACAACTCCTTTACAGACACCATCTTCAACGATTAATGAATCCACCGTTGCTTGGCGTAATGTTAAATTAGGCTCACGTTCCATTGTTCGCTTCATTTCTGTATGATAGGCGTGTTTATCAGCCTGCGCTCGTAATGCACGCACTGCAGGACCCTTACCCGTATTTAACATTCTCATTTGGACATATGTTTTATCAATGTTGCGTCCCATTTCTC
This window encodes:
- a CDS encoding dicarboxylate/amino acid:cation symporter: MANFWKNYRGTIFLLAGLVLGGLAGVIWGTKVNVVKPFGDLFLNLMYMILIPLVFFSISSAIASMTEMKRLGKILVTTLLVFLGTALVAAVLGYLAVVIFRPINNVDMSSIQHMMGHVKGAGGNKVSGLERLVQTFTVDDFSKILSKNNMLSLIVVAIFTGIATSTSGKAAQPFAKVLAAGNVVTMKIVKYIMYYAPIGLGCFFATVIGNLGAEMVTTYLRTWLVYLGFAVFYFFIVMSGYAFIAGGRAGFKIFWKNIGAPAITAIATSSSAATIPVNLEYTKKMGVTPDIAETVIPLGANTHKDGSVVGGILKATFLFVLFGRSITKPENALLIIGVGFLVGVVMSAIPGGGFVAETVIITVFGFPMTALPLILIISEIIDIPATLLNSSSNTTAGMLVTRFVEGKNWLNNYLTAHS
- a CDS encoding aldo/keto reductase, which codes for MNYRTLGKTNYKVSEVSLGTWQLGSKWGDPFDETDAMQTLEEAYQAGVNFFDTADGYQNGNSEKAIGKFLAAHPERQIYVSTKCGRGIEPHSISNYSKANIEQFVDHSLKNLQTDSLDLILLHCPPTDVYYKKEVFDTLDALKAAGKIKHYGVSVERIEEAIKALDYDVSAVEIIFNIFRQKPADLFFKLAKQHNVGTIIRVPLASGLLTGKYTLETKFGKNDHRNFNRDGKAFDKGETFAGVDYATGVKAANELKKQLGTDNLAQTALRWILMFDEVSTIIPGASNANQIASNTGAADLPALTPEQMKIAQNIYQKYFEPVVKYRW
- the mnmG gene encoding tRNA uridine-5-carboxymethylaminomethyl(34) synthesis enzyme MnmG, with amino-acid sequence MEQALPYKGNDYDVIVVGAGHAGSEAALAAARMGNKTLLVTISLDMVAFMPCNPSVGGPAKGIVVREIDALGGEMGRNIDKTYVQMRMLNTGKGPAVRALRAQADKHAYHTEMKRTMEREPNLTLRQATVDSLIVEDGVCKGVVTNTGAHYSAKSVVLTVGTSARGKIIIGELQYSSGPNNSKPAMKLSENLAELGFELERFKTGTPPRVDGTTINYDETEEQPGDEEPNHFSFETPDSNYLLLKDQLSCWLTYTNETTHTIIRNNLDRAPMFSGAVEGVGPRYCPSIEDKVVRFADKPRHQLFLEPEGRRTEEWYLQGLSTSLPEEIQQQIIHSIKGLENAEMMRPGYAIEYDVVAPYQLRPTLETKLIKNLYTAGQTNGTSGYEEAAGQGIIAGINAGLRALDRGQFTLKRSDAYIGVMIDDLVTKGTKEPYRLLTSRAEYRLILRHDNADLRLTEKGHDIGLISDERLARFEAKKEAITQEKERLATVRIKPTADVNAFVEARGEKPLQDGILANEFLRRPQVTYADLLKFIPAPEVPLDHRIIEQIEVQVKYEGYIKKAEQKVERLKKMEAKKIPDQIDYDAIDGLATEAHQKLKKIQPETIAQASRISGVNPADIAILSVYIQQGKIAKVGSVQKGA